A genomic stretch from Chitinophagaceae bacterium includes:
- a CDS encoding DUF2339 domain-containing protein — protein MEINEQIAELQGRIDQLKLQQDQGRKELIAIQHQLSQLRAIENPLQTNARPSSQMNSSVQKEIISSFGLEKLVGLRLIQFAGIIVLIIGIAIGVKYAIDKNLITAAGRIGLAYAAAGLLFFFSVLLRKRYEAFSAILFSGAMAAFYFTTYGAFEYYGFLSRPIAFIIMMLLTFLAVFISLKYNRHEIAVLALVGSYGIPFLVGGNSGNVFMLFTYIFLINCGILLISFRRNWQLLKILSFAFSWVILLSWLFIRYDVTYKFTAWLFIGLFFIQFLFTVTAFRIFRKQEPDAGDLVLLILLSIFLYSSSAYLYSYKGSADNISFITLVMSVLHLLFAFTGKIVFTNQKLIWHTYLILSLALFIVYVPLKFEGTSITIVWVFTAVVLFLVGLWQRFRIFRVASILLFSITLLKLVVFDSAGFSTIEKIISYVSIGAILLVIAFLYQKYRHLIFRDDE, from the coding sequence ATGGAGATTAACGAACAAATAGCAGAATTACAGGGAAGGATTGATCAGCTGAAATTACAACAGGATCAGGGCAGAAAAGAATTAATCGCTATTCAGCACCAGCTGTCACAACTTCGTGCAATTGAAAATCCTTTACAGACAAATGCCCGGCCTTCATCGCAAATGAATTCTTCAGTTCAGAAAGAAATCATATCTTCTTTTGGACTTGAAAAACTTGTAGGACTTCGATTGATCCAGTTTGCAGGAATCATCGTTTTAATTATTGGTATTGCAATAGGTGTAAAGTATGCGATTGATAAAAATCTCATCACTGCTGCCGGCCGCATTGGGCTTGCATACGCAGCCGCCGGATTATTATTTTTCTTTTCTGTATTACTTCGGAAACGGTATGAAGCATTCAGCGCCATTCTTTTCAGTGGGGCAATGGCGGCATTTTACTTTACTACTTATGGTGCATTTGAGTATTATGGTTTTTTATCAAGACCGATTGCATTTATTATCATGATGCTGCTTACATTCCTCGCTGTATTCATTTCACTGAAATATAACCGGCATGAAATTGCAGTGCTTGCTTTGGTTGGTTCATACGGTATTCCTTTTTTAGTAGGAGGAAATTCAGGAAATGTGTTCATGCTGTTCACTTATATTTTCCTGATTAACTGTGGAATCCTGCTCATCTCTTTCAGAAGGAACTGGCAGTTATTAAAGATTCTTTCATTTGCCTTTAGCTGGGTGATCTTATTGTCGTGGTTGTTTATCCGTTACGATGTAACCTATAAGTTTACAGCATGGTTATTTATTGGTTTATTTTTTATTCAGTTTCTATTTACCGTAACGGCGTTCAGGATTTTCAGGAAACAGGAACCCGATGCAGGCGACCTTGTATTATTGATTCTGCTCAGTATTTTTTTATACAGTTCTTCTGCTTATCTCTATTCTTATAAAGGAAGTGCGGATAATATTTCTTTTATAACGCTTGTAATGAGTGTACTTCACCTGCTGTTTGCCTTTACAGGAAAAATAGTGTTTACGAATCAGAAACTGATCTGGCATACATATCTCATACTCAGTCTTGCACTTTTCATTGTGTATGTTCCTTTAAAATTTGAAGGAACGTCCATTACAATTGTGTGGGTATTTACTGCAGTTGTATTATTCCTCGTTGGTTTGTGGCAAAGGTTCCGGATTTTCCGGGTTGCTTCTATTCTTTTGTTCAGCATTACACTGCTGAAACTTGTTGTGTTCGACAGTGCCGGATTTTCTACTATTGAAAAGATAATTTCTTATGTTTCAATCGGTGCCATTTTACTGGTCATTGCATTTCTCTATCAAAAATACAGGCATCTTATTTTCAGAGATGATGAATAG
- a CDS encoding energy transducer TonB codes for MDADFLDILFDGRNKEYGAYELRRNYDKRLRTALLFTAGVAILVFLAVVAGRSGNTNDKDRVRATEVTLSDIDLTIPPKVEPPQLPPPVQEPPKIAIDRYTPPVIVDDEKFDEKNEVKAQDDIANVGKIDQDGIDDRTAVNPPKVEEATNVVEGPKVDDERPFTKVEIEAQFPDGEVRWNRFVKREVERHLDDLVDDGQAGTCEVQFIVDKEGNVSNVEALTMKGSGLGRIACDAIRKGPNGFLRSKMAHR; via the coding sequence TTGGATGCCGACTTTCTTGACATTCTGTTTGATGGCAGAAACAAAGAGTATGGCGCTTATGAACTGAGAAGAAATTACGATAAGCGGTTAAGAACTGCTTTGCTGTTTACTGCGGGTGTTGCGATTCTTGTTTTTCTTGCTGTTGTTGCAGGAAGAAGCGGCAATACGAATGATAAGGACAGGGTAAGAGCAACAGAAGTAACTCTTTCTGATATTGATCTTACAATTCCTCCGAAAGTTGAGCCACCTCAATTACCTCCTCCAGTGCAGGAGCCACCAAAAATTGCCATTGACAGATATACTCCTCCTGTAATTGTAGACGATGAAAAGTTTGATGAGAAGAATGAAGTGAAAGCGCAGGATGACATTGCGAATGTTGGTAAGATTGATCAGGATGGGATTGATGATCGTACTGCGGTGAATCCTCCTAAAGTTGAGGAAGCAACAAATGTGGTTGAAGGACCCAAGGTTGATGATGAGAGACCTTTTACAAAAGTGGAAATAGAAGCACAGTTTCCTGATGGAGAAGTGCGTTGGAATCGCTTTGTAAAGCGTGAAGTGGAACGTCACTTGGATGATTTAGTTGATGATGGACAGGCAGGTACATGTGAAGTGCAGTTTATAGTTGACAAAGAAGGAAATGTAAGTAATGTGGAAGCATTAACTATGAAGGGTTCTGGACTGGGACGTATTGCATGCGATGCAATCCGTAAAGGCCCAAATGGATTCCTGCGAAGCAAAATGGCACACAGGTAA
- a CDS encoding rhamnogalacturonan acetylesterase has translation MKQFNTRLLLFFLFFAVVAFAVPKKKIHVWLIGDSTVCTQPKDRSPVTGWGTPFEDFWDSTVTVLNRARGGRSTRTFISEGRWKNVADSLGEGDYVLMQFGHNDEAKEPQYAERYTSVPDYKTNLIKFITETREKKAFPILVTPVTRLVFDSLNNIKETHKEYSAAVWEVGKQYNVPVIDLDERSRSLVQTLGPVYSKMLYMQLDTLEHPHYPVGRKDNTHFNEYGARRMAQLVLAEIRKLKLELAERITTKAAP, from the coding sequence ATGAAACAGTTCAATACACGGTTGTTACTTTTCTTTTTATTTTTTGCTGTTGTTGCATTTGCAGTTCCTAAAAAGAAAATTCATGTATGGCTCATTGGTGATTCAACGGTGTGTACACAACCCAAAGACCGTTCGCCTGTAACAGGATGGGGAACACCCTTTGAAGATTTCTGGGATTCAACCGTTACGGTGCTCAACAGGGCAAGAGGAGGAAGAAGTACAAGAACTTTCATCAGCGAAGGCCGCTGGAAAAATGTAGCCGATAGTCTGGGAGAAGGTGATTATGTATTGATGCAGTTTGGACATAACGATGAAGCAAAAGAACCGCAGTACGCCGAACGTTATACATCTGTTCCTGATTATAAAACCAATTTAATTAAGTTCATTACCGAAACAAGAGAGAAGAAAGCATTTCCCATACTGGTTACGCCTGTTACACGACTGGTGTTTGATTCACTTAATAATATCAAAGAAACGCACAAAGAATATTCAGCTGCGGTATGGGAAGTAGGTAAGCAATACAATGTGCCGGTGATTGATCTTGATGAACGCAGCAGGTCATTGGTACAAACGCTGGGGCCTGTTTATTCAAAGATGCTGTACATGCAGCTCGATACACTGGAGCATCCACATTACCCTGTTGGCAGGAAAGACAATACACATTTTAATGAATACGGTGCAAGACGAATGGCACAACTTGTATTGGCAGAAATCAGGAAACTGAAATTAGAACTGGCAGAACGGATTACAACGAAAGCAGCTCCATAA